The Manihot esculenta cultivar AM560-2 chromosome 11, M.esculenta_v8, whole genome shotgun sequence genome includes a region encoding these proteins:
- the LOC110627046 gene encoding CEN-like protein 4, with the protein MAKTSDPLVVGRVIGDVIDYFSPSVKMTVSYCSNKQVYNGHELFPSAVKLKPKVEVQGGDMRSFFTLIMTDPDVPGPSDPYLREHLHWVVTDIPGTTDATFGREVVSYEMPRPNIGIHRFVFLLFKQQRRQAIVSTPSSREKFNTRKFAEENGLGLPVAAVFFNAQRETAARRR; encoded by the exons ATGGCCAAAACTTCAGATCCTCTGGTGGTTGGGAGAGTAATTGGAGATGTAATTGATTATTTCAGCCCAAGTGTGAAAATGACAGTCTCTTATTGCTCAAACAAGCAGGTATATAATGGCCATGAACTTTTCCCTTCTGCTGTAAAACTGAAACCTAAGGTTGAGGTCCAGGGAGGTGATATGAGATCCTTCTTCACTCTG ATCATGACAGACCCAGATGTGCCTGGTCCAAGTGATCCGTATCTGAGGGAGCACTTGCATTG GGTAGTGACAGACATCCCAGGAACAACAGATGCCACATTTG GAAGAGAAGTGGTGAGCTACGAGATGCCGAGGCCAAACATAGGGATTCATAGGTTTGTGTTTCTGCTGTTCAAGCAACAAAGAAGGCAAGCAATAGTGAGCACACCAAGCTCAAGAGAAAAGTTTAACACAAGAAAATTTGCAGAAGAAAATGGGCTAGGCCTGCCTGTGGCAGCTGTGTTCTTTAATGCTCAGAGGGAAACAGCTGCAAGGAGACGCTAG